A region of the Candidatus Nanosynbacter lyticus genome:
ATCTCATGCCAGTAATCTAAATCCTCGCTACACATTTGATAATTTCATCGTTGGCTCTAGTAACGACTTGGCTTACGCTGCCTGTCAGGCCGTCGCCTCTCACCCCGGAGAAAAATATAACCCGCTTTATTTGTATGGTGGATCTGGACTTGGTAAAACTCACTTAATGCAAGCGGTTGGTAATGAGATAATTAGAAAACAACCATCCGCCCGCGTACTATATATCACCACAGAAACTTTTGTGAATGAATTTCTTGACTCAATTCGCTTTAAGAAAAAGGGTTTTTCGGATAAGTACCGCAATGTTGACGTCCTAATCGTTGATGATATGCAATTTATCGCCGGCAAAGAAAAAACTCAGGATGAATTCTTCCATACGTTTAATGACCTTCATCAGAACAACAAACAGATAATTATTAGCTCCGATAAACCACCGAAGAGTATTCCAACCTTAACGGATCGTTTACGTAGTCGCTTCGAATGGGGTATGGCAATTGATATTCAGATGCCAGATTATGAGACTCGTTGTGCCATAATCAAAGCGAAGGCTGAGCTCAGTAATACCGAATTAGATTCTGATGTCGTAGAATACTTAGCAACTAACTTTAAAACAAATATTCGCGAATTAGAGGGCGCATTAAACCGGCTCTTAGCATATGCGGAAATGCAAAACTTCACTCCAGACCTTATGGCAGCTGAGGGTATTTTAGGCGATATCAAGCGTAGCCGCCCACAACATGTCACCGCCAAGCAAATTATCGATAAGACTGCTCGCTATTATAATATCGACGTGAAAGATATGTGCTCGTCCAGGCGCGATAAGTTTATTGCCACACCGAGGCAAATTGCTATGTTCCTACTGCGCAGTGAGCTGAAAATGAGCTTCCCAAAAATTGCCCAAGAGCTTGGACGGAAGGACCACACGACCGCTATGCACTCAATTGAAAAAATTACTAAGGAAAGCCTTACCAATGTAAGCATTCATGAACAAATTAATGATATTAAGGATAAATTATATGCTCATTAGTTGTGGAAAAGCTGTGCAGACCCTGTGTTTTTTTGGCGGATTACTAACACACAGATATGTGGAAAGAATGAATTACTATGTTAAGCAGTGGAATAGTAGAATAATATCCACCATAAAGCCCACAGCCAATACACAGAGTTTTCCACCTATAAAATCAACCAACTACCTCTATCTGAATACATTTTTTACCCAGTTTCCACAATACCTATTACTATTAAGACTAATTAAAAATTAAGGAAAGTATAATGAAAGTATCGGTCACTCAAGAAAAACTTGCAAAAGCTCTTAATCTCATCAAAGACATTGCTTCAAGTCGTAATGAATTACCAATATTAAATAATATTTTACTATGTACTGATGGAGGCAGATTATTA
Encoded here:
- the dnaA gene encoding chromosomal replication initiator protein DnaA, coding for MDSHAVWQGVLGEIEVTVSSSSFTAWFKNTKLEIISDKEISIIAPNIFARTQLEKRFHPQILEALSHNGINSPSISYHVESSNKKPRINREITKTESQESSAPLILPSKKSHASNLNPRYTFDNFIVGSSNDLAYAACQAVASHPGEKYNPLYLYGGSGLGKTHLMQAVGNEIIRKQPSARVLYITTETFVNEFLDSIRFKKKGFSDKYRNVDVLIVDDMQFIAGKEKTQDEFFHTFNDLHQNNKQIIISSDKPPKSIPTLTDRLRSRFEWGMAIDIQMPDYETRCAIIKAKAELSNTELDSDVVEYLATNFKTNIRELEGALNRLLAYAEMQNFTPDLMAAEGILGDIKRSRPQHVTAKQIIDKTARYYNIDVKDMCSSRRDKFIATPRQIAMFLLRSELKMSFPKIAQELGRKDHTTAMHSIEKITKESLTNVSIHEQINDIKDKLYAH